The following proteins come from a genomic window of Kitasatospora sp. NBC_01246:
- the pyk gene encoding pyruvate kinase, with the protein MRRAKIVCTLGPATDSYEQLKAIVEAGMNVARLNMSHGTHADHEERYHKVRQVSEDTGKAIGVLADLQGPKIRLATFANGPVTVDNGDEFIITTEDVPGDQHICGTTYKGLPGDVKPGDPILINDGVIALEVVSVDGPQVKTVVVEGGVLSNNKGINLPGTAVNVPALSEKDKDDLRFALELGVDMVALSFVRNADDIKDVHEVMDAVGIRVPVIAKIEKPQAVEAMEEIVLAFDAIMVARGDLAVEYPLERVPLVQKRLITLARRNAKPVIVATQMMESMIHASRPTRAEVSDVANAILDGTDAVMLSAESSVGKYPVETVRTMSRIAEKAEEELLSQGLQPLNPGRKPRTQGGSIARAACELGDFLNGKALVAFTKSGDTARRLSRYRSPIPVIAFTPDNATRNQLSLSWGVEAHVTEQVGSTDEMVAQVDREMLKIGQLDEGDTVIVTAGSPPGVPGNTNMVQVHHLGTRSA; encoded by the coding sequence ATGCGCCGAGCGAAAATTGTCTGCACCCTGGGTCCGGCGACGGACTCCTACGAACAGCTGAAGGCCATCGTCGAGGCGGGCATGAACGTCGCCCGACTGAACATGAGCCACGGCACCCACGCGGACCACGAGGAGCGGTACCACAAGGTCCGCCAGGTCTCGGAGGACACCGGCAAGGCCATCGGCGTCCTTGCCGACCTCCAGGGCCCCAAGATCCGTCTGGCCACCTTCGCCAACGGTCCGGTGACCGTCGACAACGGTGACGAGTTCATCATCACCACCGAGGACGTCCCCGGTGACCAGCACATCTGCGGGACCACCTACAAGGGCCTGCCGGGCGACGTGAAGCCCGGCGACCCGATCCTGATCAACGACGGCGTCATCGCCCTGGAGGTCGTCAGCGTCGACGGCCCGCAGGTGAAGACCGTGGTCGTCGAGGGCGGTGTGCTCTCGAACAACAAGGGCATCAACCTGCCCGGCACGGCCGTGAACGTGCCCGCGCTGTCCGAGAAGGACAAGGACGACCTGCGCTTCGCCCTGGAGCTGGGCGTCGACATGGTCGCCCTCTCCTTCGTCCGCAACGCGGACGACATCAAGGACGTCCACGAGGTCATGGACGCGGTCGGCATCCGGGTGCCGGTCATCGCCAAGATCGAGAAGCCGCAGGCCGTCGAGGCCATGGAGGAGATCGTCCTCGCCTTCGACGCCATCATGGTCGCCCGTGGCGACCTGGCCGTCGAGTACCCGCTGGAGCGGGTGCCGCTGGTCCAGAAGCGGCTCATCACGCTGGCCCGCCGCAACGCCAAGCCGGTGATCGTCGCGACCCAGATGATGGAGTCGATGATCCACGCCTCGCGGCCGACCCGCGCGGAGGTCTCCGACGTCGCCAACGCGATCCTGGACGGCACCGACGCGGTCATGCTCTCCGCCGAGTCCAGCGTCGGCAAGTACCCGGTCGAGACGGTCCGCACCATGAGCCGGATCGCCGAGAAGGCCGAGGAGGAGCTGCTCTCGCAGGGTCTCCAGCCGCTGAACCCGGGCCGCAAGCCGCGCACCCAGGGCGGTTCGATCGCCCGCGCCGCGTGCGAGCTGGGCGACTTCCTCAACGGCAAGGCGCTGGTCGCGTTCACCAAGTCCGGTGACACCGCGCGCCGGCTCTCCCGCTACCGCTCGCCGATCCCGGTGATCGCGTTCACCCCGGACAACGCCACCCGCAACCAGCTCTCGCTGAGCTGGGGCGTCGAGGCGCACGTCACCGAGCAGGTCGGCTCCACCGACGAGATGGTGGCCCAGGTCGACCGCGAGATGCTCAAGATCGGCCAGCTGGACGAGGGCGACACCGTCATCGTCACCGCCGGCTCGCCCCCCGGCGTCCCCGGCAACACCAACATGGTCCAGGTGCACCACCTGGGCACCCGGAGCGCGTAG
- the pta gene encoding phosphate acetyltransferase, translated as MARSVYVTGIDRGDGRQAVELGVMELLTRQVDRVGVFRPLVHAHAPGERGSDHVVELLRTRYRVDLPTAELYGLTYEEAAALQAAQGQDELVSTLVDRFRALERRCQAVLVLGTDFADTNIPDELAFNARLANEFGAAVLPVVGGHSEDPAAVIAEVRNAHRAYTDLGCETLAMVANRVAPGAKQRIQRTLGEKLPIPAYVIPEEPALAAPTVAQLVEATGAEVLTGDAAGLARDVRGFVFGGAMLPTFLDALTEGALVVTPGDRADLLIGSLAAHAAGAPPIAGVLLTLGQHPGPNVMALAARLAPGTPVAVVPEGSWITAAALTHLEGKLTSASPRKAEIALGLFELHVDTAELTNRIEVGRSERVTPMMFEHALLERARGARRHVVLPEGAEERVLRAAEVLLRRNICDLTLLGDPDTVRRKAAALGIDLPQEDPAADRAQVRIVDPATSPLRRQFAELYARLRAHKGMTVELALDVVTDVSYFGTLMVQEGIADGMVSGAVHSTAATIRPAFEVIKTAPGAAIVSSVFFMCLADKVLVYGDCAVNPDPDAQQLADIAIQSASTAAQFGVEPRVAMLSYSTGTSGSGADVDKVRKATELVRALRPDILVEGPIQYDAAVDAHVAATKLPGSPVAGRATVLIFPDLNTGNNTYKAVQRSAGAVAVGPVLQGLRKPVNDLSRGALVEDIVNTVAITAIQSQEHGGPQGPATPSQDRTEGVRA; from the coding sequence GTGGCGCGCAGCGTGTACGTGACCGGGATCGACCGAGGGGACGGCCGGCAGGCCGTCGAACTCGGGGTCATGGAACTGCTCACCCGCCAGGTGGACCGGGTCGGGGTGTTCCGGCCGCTGGTGCACGCGCACGCGCCCGGCGAGCGGGGCTCCGACCACGTCGTCGAGCTGCTGCGCACCCGCTACCGGGTCGACCTGCCCACCGCCGAGCTGTACGGGCTCACCTACGAGGAGGCGGCCGCCCTGCAGGCCGCCCAGGGCCAGGACGAGCTGGTCTCCACCCTCGTCGACCGGTTCCGGGCGCTGGAGCGGCGCTGCCAGGCGGTGCTGGTGCTGGGCACCGACTTCGCGGACACCAACATCCCCGACGAGCTGGCCTTCAACGCCCGCCTCGCCAACGAGTTCGGCGCCGCCGTGCTGCCGGTGGTCGGCGGCCACTCCGAGGACCCGGCGGCGGTGATCGCCGAGGTCCGCAACGCCCACCGCGCCTACACCGACCTCGGCTGCGAGACCCTCGCGATGGTCGCCAACCGGGTCGCGCCCGGCGCCAAGCAGCGGATCCAGCGCACCCTCGGCGAGAAGCTGCCGATCCCCGCGTACGTCATCCCCGAGGAGCCGGCGCTGGCCGCGCCGACCGTCGCCCAGCTGGTCGAGGCCACCGGCGCCGAGGTCCTGACCGGGGACGCGGCCGGGCTGGCCCGGGACGTCCGCGGCTTCGTCTTCGGCGGCGCCATGCTGCCGACCTTCCTGGACGCGCTGACCGAGGGCGCCCTGGTGGTCACCCCCGGGGACCGCGCCGACCTGCTGATCGGCTCGCTGGCCGCGCACGCCGCCGGCGCCCCGCCGATCGCCGGCGTGCTGCTGACGCTCGGCCAGCACCCCGGCCCGAACGTGATGGCGCTGGCCGCCCGGCTGGCCCCCGGCACTCCGGTCGCCGTCGTCCCCGAGGGCAGCTGGATCACCGCCGCCGCCCTGACCCATCTGGAGGGCAAGCTCACCTCGGCCAGCCCGCGGAAGGCCGAGATCGCCCTGGGCCTCTTCGAACTCCACGTGGACACGGCCGAGTTGACCAACCGGATCGAGGTCGGCCGGTCCGAGCGGGTCACCCCGATGATGTTCGAGCACGCGCTGCTGGAGCGGGCCCGGGGCGCCCGCCGGCACGTGGTCCTCCCGGAGGGCGCCGAGGAACGGGTACTGCGCGCCGCCGAGGTGCTGCTCCGCCGCAACATCTGCGACCTCACCCTCCTCGGCGACCCCGACACCGTCCGCCGCAAGGCCGCCGCCCTCGGCATCGACCTCCCGCAGGAGGACCCGGCGGCCGACCGCGCCCAGGTCCGGATCGTCGACCCGGCGACCAGCCCGCTGCGCCGCCAGTTCGCCGAGCTGTACGCCCGGCTGCGCGCCCACAAGGGCATGACCGTGGAGCTGGCGCTGGACGTCGTCACGGACGTCAGCTACTTCGGCACCCTGATGGTCCAGGAGGGCATCGCCGACGGCATGGTCTCCGGCGCGGTGCACTCCACCGCCGCCACCATCCGGCCCGCCTTCGAGGTGATCAAGACCGCGCCGGGCGCCGCGATCGTCTCCTCGGTCTTCTTCATGTGCCTCGCCGACAAGGTGCTGGTCTACGGCGACTGCGCGGTCAATCCCGACCCGGACGCCCAGCAGCTGGCCGACATCGCCATCCAGTCCGCCTCCACCGCCGCCCAGTTCGGCGTGGAGCCCCGGGTCGCGATGCTCTCCTACTCCACCGGCACCTCCGGCTCCGGCGCCGACGTCGACAAGGTCCGCAAGGCGACCGAGCTGGTCCGCGCGCTGCGCCCGGACATCCTGGTCGAGGGCCCGATCCAGTACGACGCGGCGGTGGACGCCCATGTCGCGGCCACCAAGCTGCCCGGCTCGCCGGTGGCAGGCCGGGCCACCGTGCTGATCTTCCCGGACCTCAACACCGGCAACAACACCTACAAGGCGGTCCAGCGCTCGGCCGGCGCGGTGGCGGTCGGCCCGGTCCTCCAGGGGCTGCGCAAGCCCGTCAACGACCTCTCGCGCGGCGCGCTGGTCGAGGACATCGTCAACACCGTCGCGATCACCGCCATCCAGTCGCAGGAACACGGCGGGCCGCAGGGCCCGGCCACCCCCTCGCAGGACCGCACCGAAGGAGTCCGGGCATGA
- the glgB gene encoding 1,4-alpha-glucan branching protein GlgB: MTPLDPPGRTPRTVPATFLAGPDSAQREPSAARRAEPRRPAPDGSPDGAARAATNAATDPASNTAGAAAADAAGSAPDGTPAAAAAPVAAPEGLPDGPAAPPGALRLPEAPLPPSEVDRLVGGMHHDPHGLLGAHPVHGGTAIRVLRPFAERVVVETAHGPAELTHQQNGLFTGLLAGTEVPDYRLLVSYPGSEPLSQHDGYRIAPTLGELDLHLISEGRHEQLWRALGSHVRTVDGVPGTAFAVWAPNAAGVRLIGDFNHWDGTAHPMRSLGSSGVWELFVPGLAEGTQYKYEIHTRQGWVLDKADPLARAAQCPPGTASVVTSSSYRWQDDEWMERRARAAHHRAPMSVYELHLPSWRPDLTSYRAIAEELPGYLKELNFTHVEFMPVMEHPFGGSWGYQVSGYYAPTARLGSPDDFRHLVDTLHRHGIGVIVDWVPAHFPKDDFALARFDGEPLYEPADPLRAEHPDWGTLEFDYGRTEVRNFLVANAVYWCEEFHIDGLRVDAVASMLYLDYSREGGAWTPNQYGGRENLDAAAFLQEMNATVYRRCPGVLTIAEESTAWEGVTRPTDSGGLGFGLKWNMGWMHDSLVYMSKEPVHRKYHHNEITFSMVYAYSENYVLPISHDEVVHGKQALVSKMPGDWWQQRANQRAYLGFMWAHPGKQLLFMGQEFAQGSEWDHEQGPQWWVLDEQSWPAAGEHLGMRRLVRDLNRRYLDAPALWEQDTTPDGFRWLDGGAAEDNLLSFVRYAADGSPLVAVCNFSPVVRHGHRVGLPALDGREQLWEEVLNTDAETYGGAGVGNSHPVKTESVPWNDQPRSAELVLPPLATVWLRPA, translated from the coding sequence GTGACGCCGCTCGACCCGCCCGGCCGCACCCCCCGTACCGTGCCTGCCACCTTCCTGGCGGGCCCGGACTCCGCCCAGCGCGAGCCCTCGGCGGCCCGGCGGGCCGAACCGCGCCGCCCGGCGCCCGACGGCAGCCCGGACGGCGCCGCCCGGGCGGCCACGAACGCGGCTACGGACCCGGCCAGCAACACCGCCGGCGCCGCGGCCGCAGACGCCGCGGGGAGCGCCCCCGACGGAACCCCTGCCGCCGCTGCCGCCCCCGTCGCCGCCCCGGAGGGCCTCCCCGACGGACCGGCCGCCCCGCCCGGGGCGCTGCGGCTGCCCGAGGCACCGCTGCCGCCGAGCGAGGTGGACCGGCTGGTCGGCGGCATGCACCACGACCCGCACGGCCTGCTCGGCGCCCACCCGGTGCACGGCGGCACCGCGATCCGGGTGCTGCGCCCGTTCGCCGAACGGGTCGTGGTGGAGACCGCGCACGGCCCCGCCGAGCTCACCCACCAGCAGAACGGCCTCTTCACCGGCCTGCTGGCCGGCACCGAGGTGCCCGACTACCGGCTGCTGGTCAGCTACCCCGGCAGCGAGCCGCTCAGCCAGCACGACGGCTACCGCATCGCGCCCACCCTCGGCGAGCTGGACCTGCACCTGATCTCCGAGGGCCGGCACGAGCAGCTCTGGCGGGCCCTCGGCTCGCACGTGCGCACCGTCGACGGGGTGCCCGGCACCGCCTTCGCGGTCTGGGCGCCGAACGCGGCGGGCGTCCGGCTGATCGGGGACTTCAACCACTGGGACGGCACCGCGCACCCGATGCGCTCGCTCGGCTCCTCCGGCGTCTGGGAGCTGTTCGTCCCGGGCCTGGCCGAGGGCACCCAGTACAAGTACGAGATCCACACCCGGCAGGGCTGGGTGCTCGACAAGGCCGACCCGCTGGCCCGGGCCGCGCAGTGCCCGCCGGGCACCGCCTCGGTCGTCACCTCCTCCTCCTACCGCTGGCAGGACGACGAGTGGATGGAGCGCCGGGCCCGCGCCGCGCACCACCGGGCGCCGATGTCGGTCTACGAGCTGCACCTGCCGTCCTGGCGGCCCGACCTCACCAGCTACCGGGCGATCGCCGAGGAACTGCCCGGCTACCTCAAGGAGTTGAACTTCACCCACGTGGAGTTCATGCCGGTGATGGAACACCCCTTCGGCGGCTCCTGGGGCTACCAGGTCTCCGGCTACTACGCCCCCACCGCCCGGCTCGGCAGCCCCGACGACTTCCGCCACCTGGTCGACACCCTGCACCGGCACGGCATCGGCGTGATCGTCGACTGGGTGCCCGCGCACTTCCCCAAGGACGACTTCGCCCTCGCCCGCTTCGACGGCGAGCCGCTGTACGAGCCGGCCGACCCGCTGCGCGCGGAGCACCCCGACTGGGGCACCCTGGAGTTCGACTACGGCCGCACCGAGGTGCGCAACTTCCTGGTCGCCAACGCGGTGTACTGGTGCGAGGAGTTCCACATCGACGGCCTGCGGGTGGACGCCGTCGCCTCGATGCTCTACCTCGACTACTCCCGCGAGGGCGGCGCCTGGACGCCCAACCAGTACGGCGGCCGGGAGAACCTGGACGCGGCCGCCTTCCTCCAGGAGATGAACGCCACCGTCTACCGGCGCTGCCCCGGCGTGCTCACCATCGCCGAGGAGTCGACCGCCTGGGAGGGCGTCACCCGGCCCACCGACAGCGGCGGCCTGGGCTTCGGCCTGAAGTGGAACATGGGCTGGATGCACGACTCGCTGGTCTACATGTCCAAGGAGCCGGTGCACCGCAAGTACCACCACAACGAGATCACCTTCTCGATGGTGTACGCCTACTCCGAGAACTACGTGCTGCCGATCTCGCACGACGAGGTGGTGCACGGCAAGCAGGCGCTGGTCTCCAAGATGCCCGGCGACTGGTGGCAGCAGCGCGCCAACCAGCGCGCCTACCTGGGCTTCATGTGGGCCCACCCGGGCAAGCAACTCCTCTTCATGGGGCAGGAGTTCGCCCAGGGGTCGGAGTGGGACCACGAGCAGGGCCCGCAGTGGTGGGTGCTCGACGAGCAGTCCTGGCCGGCCGCCGGGGAGCACCTCGGGATGCGCCGGCTGGTCCGCGACCTCAACCGCCGCTACCTCGACGCCCCGGCGCTCTGGGAGCAGGACACCACGCCGGACGGCTTCCGCTGGCTGGACGGCGGCGCGGCCGAGGACAACCTGCTCTCCTTCGTCCGGTACGCCGCCGACGGCTCCCCGCTCGTCGCGGTCTGCAACTTCTCCCCCGTCGTGCGGCACGGCCACCGGGTCGGCCTGCCCGCCCTCGACGGCCGCGAGCAGCTCTGGGAGGAGGTGCTGAACACCGACGCCGAGACCTACGGCGGCGCCGGCGTCGGCAACTCCCACCCGGTGAAGACCGAGTCCGTCCCCTGGAACGACCAGCCCCGCAGCGCCGAACTCGTCCTGCCGCCCCTCGCCACCGTCTGGCTCCGCCCGGCCTGA
- the treS gene encoding maltose alpha-D-glucosyltransferase: MTVNEPVPDTFPETSKKNLDPEWFKRAVFYEVLVRSFQDSNGDGIGDLRGLTSKLDYLQWLGVDCLWLPPFFASPLRDGGYDVADYKSVLPEFGDLADFMEFVDAAHLRGMRVVIDFVMNHTSDQHPWFQASREDPDGPYGDFYMWADDDKQYPDARIIFVDTETSNWTYDPVRKQYFWHRFFSHQPDLNYDNPRVQDEMIAGLRFWLDLGIDGFRLDAVPYLFAREGTNCENLPETHEFLQRVRKEIDADYPDTVLLAEANQWPEDVVDYFGDFASGGDECHMAFHFPVMPRIFMAVRRESRYPVSEILAKTPRIPHGCQWGIFLRNHDELTLEMVTDEERDYMYAEYAKDPRMRANVGIRRRLAPLLENDRNQIELFTALLLSLPGSPVLYYGDEIGMGDNIWLGDRDGVRTPMQWTPDRNAGFSSADPGRLSLPPIMDPVYGYQVTNVEAQQSSSSSLLHWTRRMIEIRKLNSAFGLGTYTELPSSNPAVLAFVREHEGDLVMCVNNFSRFAQPTELDLRQFGGRYPVELIGGVRFPSIGEWPYLLTLAGHGFYWFQLRQPPRLSSARRSK; the protein is encoded by the coding sequence GTGACAGTGAACGAGCCCGTCCCCGACACCTTCCCCGAGACCTCGAAGAAGAACCTGGACCCCGAGTGGTTCAAACGTGCGGTCTTCTACGAGGTGCTGGTGCGGTCCTTCCAGGACAGCAACGGCGACGGGATCGGGGACCTCAGGGGGCTCACGTCCAAGCTCGACTACCTCCAGTGGCTCGGGGTCGACTGCCTCTGGCTGCCGCCGTTCTTCGCCTCGCCGCTGCGCGACGGCGGGTACGACGTCGCGGACTACAAGTCGGTCCTGCCGGAGTTCGGCGACCTCGCCGACTTCATGGAGTTCGTCGACGCCGCGCACCTGCGCGGCATGCGCGTGGTCATCGACTTCGTGATGAACCACACCAGCGACCAGCACCCCTGGTTCCAGGCCTCCCGGGAGGACCCGGACGGCCCGTACGGCGACTTCTACATGTGGGCCGACGACGACAAGCAGTACCCGGACGCCCGGATCATCTTCGTCGACACCGAGACCTCCAACTGGACCTACGACCCGGTGCGCAAGCAGTACTTCTGGCACCGGTTCTTCTCCCACCAGCCGGACCTCAACTACGACAACCCCCGCGTCCAGGACGAGATGATCGCCGGGCTGCGGTTCTGGCTCGACCTCGGCATCGACGGCTTCCGGCTGGACGCCGTGCCGTACCTGTTCGCCCGCGAGGGCACCAACTGCGAGAACCTGCCGGAGACGCACGAGTTCCTCCAGCGGGTCCGCAAGGAGATCGACGCCGACTACCCCGACACCGTGCTGCTCGCCGAGGCCAACCAGTGGCCGGAGGACGTCGTCGACTACTTCGGCGACTTCGCCTCCGGCGGCGACGAGTGCCACATGGCGTTCCACTTCCCGGTGATGCCGCGCATCTTCATGGCGGTCCGCCGGGAGTCCCGCTACCCGGTGTCGGAGATCCTCGCCAAGACCCCGCGCATCCCGCACGGCTGCCAGTGGGGCATCTTCCTGCGCAACCACGACGAGCTGACCCTGGAGATGGTCACCGACGAGGAGCGCGACTACATGTACGCGGAGTACGCCAAGGACCCCCGGATGCGCGCCAACGTGGGCATCCGCCGCCGGCTCGCCCCGCTGCTGGAGAACGACCGCAACCAGATCGAGCTGTTCACCGCCCTGCTGCTCTCCCTGCCGGGCTCCCCGGTGCTCTACTACGGGGACGAGATCGGCATGGGCGACAACATCTGGCTGGGCGACCGGGACGGCGTGCGCACGCCGATGCAGTGGACCCCGGACCGCAACGCGGGTTTCTCGTCCGCCGACCCGGGCAGGCTCAGTCTGCCGCCCATCATGGATCCGGTGTACGGCTACCAGGTGACCAACGTCGAGGCGCAGCAGAGCAGTTCGAGTTCACTGCTGCACTGGACGCGTCGCATGATCGAGATCCGCAAGCTCAACTCGGCGTTCGGCCTCGGCACCTACACCGAGCTGCCCTCCAGCAATCCCGCGGTACTGGCCTTCGTGCGGGAGCACGAGGGCGACCTGGTCATGTGCGTGAACAACTTCTCGCGGTTCGCGCAGCCGACCGAACTCGACCTGCGGCAGTTCGGAGGGCGGTACCCGGTCGAGCTGATCGGCGGGGTGCGCTTCCCCTCGATCGGTGAGTGGCCGTACCTGCTCACCCTCGCCGGGCACGGCTTCTACTGGTTCCAGCTCCGGCAGCCCCCGCGCCTCAGCAGCGCCAGGCGATCGAAGTAA
- a CDS encoding acetate kinase has translation MSEGTRVLVLNAGSSSVKYQLIDMLDGARLASGLVERIGEANGRLVHAPRSGERREALQVFPDHSAALKAVAEELAADGTGLDSPELAAIGHRVVHGGLRFTEPTVITEEVLTEIRRLIPVAPLHNPANITGIEVARALRPDLPQVAVFDTAFHASMPEYAARYAVDKAVADEHRVRRYGFHGTSHQYVSRATARLLGKDPAEVNVIVLHLGNGASASAVSGGRCVDTSMGLTPLEGLVMGTRSGDIDAGVVFHLHRVGGLSIDEIDDLLNRRSGLLGLCGDNDMREIMRRAEGGDADAELAFRAYVHRLRKYIGGYYAVLGRVDAIAFTAGVGENAAPVRAAATAGLEELGIAVDPELNSVRSGEARIISPAYGRVAVAVVPTDEELEIARQAFALVHRRSGG, from the coding sequence ATGAGTGAAGGCACCCGCGTCCTGGTCCTGAACGCCGGCTCCTCGTCGGTCAAGTACCAGCTGATCGACATGCTGGACGGCGCCCGGCTGGCCTCCGGCCTGGTCGAGCGGATCGGCGAGGCGAACGGCCGGCTGGTGCACGCCCCGCGCTCCGGGGAGCGGCGCGAGGCGCTCCAGGTCTTCCCCGACCACTCCGCCGCCCTGAAGGCCGTCGCCGAGGAGCTGGCCGCCGACGGCACCGGGCTGGACTCCCCCGAGCTGGCCGCGATCGGCCACCGGGTGGTCCACGGCGGGCTGCGGTTCACCGAGCCGACGGTGATCACCGAGGAGGTGCTGACCGAGATCCGCCGGCTGATCCCGGTCGCGCCGCTGCACAACCCGGCCAACATCACCGGCATCGAGGTGGCCCGGGCGCTGCGCCCGGACCTGCCGCAGGTCGCCGTCTTCGACACCGCCTTCCACGCCTCGATGCCCGAGTACGCGGCCCGGTACGCGGTGGACAAGGCCGTCGCGGACGAGCACCGGGTGCGCCGCTACGGCTTCCACGGCACCTCGCACCAGTACGTCTCGCGGGCCACCGCCCGGCTGCTCGGCAAGGACCCGGCCGAGGTGAACGTGATCGTCCTGCACCTGGGCAACGGCGCCTCCGCCTCGGCCGTCTCCGGGGGCCGCTGCGTGGACACCTCGATGGGGCTGACCCCCCTGGAGGGCCTGGTGATGGGCACTCGTTCGGGTGATATCGACGCGGGCGTGGTGTTCCACCTGCACCGGGTCGGCGGTCTCTCGATCGACGAGATCGACGACCTGCTGAACCGCCGCAGCGGCCTGCTGGGACTGTGCGGCGACAACGACATGCGCGAGATCATGCGGCGGGCCGAGGGCGGGGACGCCGACGCCGAGCTGGCGTTCCGGGCCTACGTCCACCGGCTGCGCAAGTACATCGGCGGCTACTACGCGGTGCTCGGCCGGGTGGACGCGATCGCGTTCACGGCCGGGGTCGGCGAGAATGCGGCTCCGGTGCGGGCCGCGGCCACCGCCGGCCTGGAGGAGCTGGGCATCGCGGTGGACCCCGAGCTGAACTCGGTCCGCTCCGGCGAGGCCCGGATCATCTCGCCCGCGTACGGCCGGGTCGCGGTCGCCGTGGTCCCCACCGACGAGGAACTGGAGATCGCGCGTCAGGCCTTCGCCCTGGTGCACCGGCGGTCCGGGGGCTGA
- a CDS encoding maltokinase N-terminal cap-like domain-containing protein gives MSETSRSQADLHRDTPTGPAPVGSRGAAARRTALGVSELVQAALPLIAEWLPTQRWYAGKGRPITGLTPVVGTPLQVGDPALLHLLLRVEHATTAGAPHGDIYQLLLGIRSAGTADIEPSAVLGRLNQGPYDGAALYDAVHDPELTGRLLEHLATGDRFGSLSFRRTPGSGLPTNLPGRASTAEQSNSSVIYGTAYILKLFRRIHPGTNPDLELSLALSRAGSTRIPRVAAWFESRLERAEPATLGLLQRYLPEAEDGWELALDQVGRLKGDPSPGNFAIEAHRLGRATAEVHRVLARSMPVARLDRTQTRQLATAMADRLDSAVAAVPGLLRYRSALRAAFQQLADAHPDGMPVQRIHGDLHLGQAMRTPHGWVLLDFEGEPAKSVAERREPQTALRDVAAMLRSFDYAAAHLLAGAPPDPELAHLAAAWAQRNRTAFCAGYTAGGGTDPAASPELMRALEIDKAVYEVVYEARHRPGWLPIPLAAINRLALTV, from the coding sequence ATGTCCGAAACCTCCCGTTCTCAAGCCGATCTGCACCGCGACACCCCCACCGGCCCCGCGCCGGTGGGCTCCCGCGGCGCCGCGGCCCGGAGAACCGCTCTGGGGGTCAGCGAACTCGTCCAGGCGGCCCTGCCCCTGATCGCCGAGTGGCTCCCCACCCAGCGCTGGTACGCCGGCAAGGGACGGCCCATCACCGGCCTCACCCCCGTGGTCGGCACCCCGCTCCAGGTCGGCGACCCGGCCCTGCTGCACCTGCTGCTGCGGGTCGAGCACGCCACCACCGCGGGCGCACCGCACGGGGACATCTACCAGCTGCTGCTCGGCATCCGCTCCGCGGGGACGGCCGACATCGAGCCGAGCGCCGTCCTCGGCCGGCTCAACCAGGGCCCGTACGACGGCGCGGCGCTCTACGACGCGGTGCACGATCCCGAGCTGACCGGGCGGCTGCTGGAGCACCTGGCCACCGGCGACCGGTTCGGCTCGCTGTCGTTCCGCCGCACCCCCGGCTCCGGGCTGCCCACCAACCTGCCCGGTCGCGCCTCCACCGCGGAGCAGTCCAACAGCTCGGTCATCTACGGCACCGCGTACATCCTCAAGCTCTTCCGCCGCATCCACCCCGGCACCAACCCCGACCTGGAGCTGTCGCTGGCGCTCTCGCGGGCCGGCTCCACCCGGATCCCCCGGGTCGCGGCCTGGTTCGAGAGCCGGCTGGAGCGCGCGGAACCGGCCACTCTCGGCCTGCTCCAGCGCTACCTGCCGGAGGCCGAGGACGGCTGGGAGCTGGCCCTGGACCAGGTCGGCCGGCTCAAGGGCGACCCGTCCCCCGGCAACTTCGCGATCGAGGCGCACCGGCTCGGCCGGGCCACCGCCGAGGTCCACCGGGTCCTGGCGCGCTCGATGCCGGTCGCCCGGCTGGACCGCACCCAGACCCGGCAGCTGGCGACCGCGATGGCCGACCGGCTGGACAGCGCGGTGGCCGCCGTGCCCGGGCTGCTCCGCTACCGGTCCGCCCTGCGCGCCGCCTTCCAGCAGCTCGCCGACGCCCACCCGGACGGCATGCCGGTCCAGCGGATCCACGGCGACCTCCACCTCGGACAGGCCATGCGGACCCCGCACGGCTGGGTGCTGCTGGACTTCGAGGGCGAGCCGGCCAAGTCCGTCGCCGAGCGGCGCGAACCGCAGACCGCGCTGCGCGACGTCGCCGCGATGCTCCGCTCCTTCGACTACGCGGCCGCCCACCTGCTGGCCGGCGCACCGCCCGACCCGGAGCTGGCCCACCTCGCCGCCGCCTGGGCCCAGCGCAACCGCACCGCCTTCTGCGCCGGCTACACCGCCGGCGGCGGCACCGACCCGGCCGCCTCGCCCGAGCTGATGCGCGCCCTGGAGATCGACAAGGCGGTGTACGAGGTGGTCTACGAGGCCCGCCACCGGCCCGGCTGGCTGCCGATCCCGCTGGCCGCGATCAACCGGCTGGCCCTGACCGTCTGA